The Lolium rigidum isolate FL_2022 chromosome 1, APGP_CSIRO_Lrig_0.1, whole genome shotgun sequence region cctagtggcaacaagacatccacaaccttagaactttccgtcactcgtcccggatttaatggaggcatgaacccactatcgagcataaatactccctcttggagtcacaagtatcaacttggccagagcctctactagcaacggagagcatgcaagaacataaataacatatatgatagattgataataaacttgacatagtattcaatatccatcggatcccaacaaacacaacatgaaggattacaaataggtgatcttgatcatgataggcagctcacaagatctaacatgatagcacaatggggagaagacgaccatgtagctactgctatggacccatagtccaggggtgaactactcacacatcgatccggaggcgatcatggcgatgaagagacctccgggagatgattcccctcttcggcagggtgccggaggcgatctcctgaatcccccgagatgggattggcggcagcggcgtctctgtaaggttttccgtatcgtggctctcggtactgggggtttcgcgacgaagactatatgtaggcggaagggcaggtcaggaggcatcacgaggggcccacacaccagggccgcgcggccagggccgcgcggccagggcccatgccgcgccgccctgttgtgtcgccacctcgtggccccacttcgtctctccctcagacttctggaagcttcgtgcaaaaataggaccctgggcgttgatttcgtccaattccgagaatatttccttactaggatttctgaaaccaaaaacagcagaaaacaacgaatcggctcttcggcatctcgtcaataggttagtgccggaaaatgcataaatatgacatataatgtgtataaaacatgtgagtatcatcataaaagtagcatggaacataagaaattatagatacgtttgggacgtatcattgcCCCACCAAAACTTCCGCACCATCGAAGTAATATGCTCACATAGCCCCCGAGGTAGTTTGAACAAAGCCATTGAGTAAGTAGGTATAGCTTGAACCACGGATTTTATCAAGATCTCCTTCCCTCCCACTAACAGCATCATCTCCATCCAACCTTGGAGCCTTTTCCAGATTATATCTTTTAGATAGCTAAATGCACCATTCCTTGATCGACCAACATCCGTTGGGAGTCCTAGATACCTGTCTTTCAGTGTCCCGTTTTGGACTTGCAGCACCGCTTTAATATCATTCCGAAGAACCTCCGGGCACCCCTTCCCAAAAAAGATAGAGGACTTATCATTGTTAATCCTTTGACCTGATGCACCACAGTACCTGTCTAGGACTTCTCTCATTTTGGAAACATCAGCCACCGCTGCTTTACAGAACAGGATACAATCATCTGCAACTAAAAGATGGTTGACACTCGGTGCAGTTGCAGCCACTTGAACTCCGGCCATATCACCCGTGCTCATTGCATTTTTCAGCAAATAGGATAACCCCCCACCGCCAAAAGGAAGAGGTAAGGAGAAATCGAGTCTGCCTGCCGAATTCCCCTAGAAGGCCTAAACAATTCTGTTCTTGATCCATTAAATAGTACTGAAAAGGAGACCGATCTAACTCCTCTCATAACTGAATCAAAAAATCGATGTGAGATACCCAGTTTCATCATAATTGCTTCAAGATAGCTCCATTCTAGTCTATCATAGACCTTTCTCACATCCAATTTTAGGGCACAATGACCATTTTTCTTGCTCTTCTCGGATTTCATGAAGTGAATACATTCATATGCTGTCCATGAACAAAAGCTTATTGCTCTTCAGAAACTATCTCAGGGAGAATTTTCTTCAGCCGATTTGCAAGCACTTTGGATGCAATTTTATACACCACATTGCACAAGCTAATAGGGCGGAATTGGGAGAGAGAGGTAGGGTTTTGTACTTTCGGGTTGATAACGATGAACGTACTATTTATTCCCTCCATAGAATCCTCTCCATTGAGAAGCCGAATAGCAACCCGTGTGAGCTTCTTTCCACACAGATTCCAGTGCTTTTGAAAGAAATGTGCAGGGAACCCGTCCGGCCCCGGGGCCTTAGACAGAAACATTTGAAATAATGCactcttcacttcttcctccgtatAAGCAGCATTCAGAATTTCATTCATATCTCCATTGACCTTTCGAGGCACATGAGATAATACCTCCTCTATATCAATGGTGTTTTCAGATTTATACAGATCCTCATAGAAATCATGGGCCATCTGCTCTAGCTCATTCCCATTCTCACACACCGAGCCATCACTGCGATTTAGTTTGCCGATTCTATTCTTCTTCCGCCTCATGCTCGCCTTATGATTAAAGAACCgggtatttttatcacccttggcTAACCACTGGATCCTTGCCCTTTGTCTCCACATTATCTCCTCACGGTAGCATAATTCCTCTATCCTCTCTTCTACCTTCTTTTCTTCATAAGTAGGATCAGATCGCCTCGGGTCCATACGTAATTCATGCAGTTTCTTACGTAACCCACGAAGCTCCGTGCGGACATCACCAAAGGACGAGCTGCCCCAACCCCTTAGCGCCAGGGCCGTGGATATTAGCTTAGCTTGGAGCTCCTCCACATTTTCCGCACCTAAAAGTCCCCAAGCTACCTCCAGGGTATGCTTGAACTCCTCATGCCTTTCCCACATAACTTCATAGCGAAACAGCTTATCTACAGCGATGCGCTGATTTTGTACTTCCATCTCATTCATCAGAAGTATTGGGGAATGATAAGATTTTACTGCATGAAGATGATGTAATGTAGCCAATGGGAACATCTCTGAACACTCTGCTGACGCCAAGACACGATCAAGGCGTACACGGCAATAATCTCTACCTTGGATACGCCGCTGAAACGTCCAGTCCAAACCCATATAGCCAATGTCACATAATTGGCAAGCATCCACTACCTCACGGAAGAGATTTATCTGAGCCATCTCTCTATCATTCGGACCCATATGTTCCTCCCTTCTCAAAACTTCATTAAAATCCCCTATGCAGCACCATGGCAGATCACTATCTGCTTTTAGATATCTCATCATATCCCAGGTTTTGTATCGGAGACTTCTATTTGCCTCTCCATACCAAACTGTCAACCTCCAAGGGTCCTTCCCTGGTTCCTCTACCACCATATCAATATGATATTTAGAGAAGTTCCTCAAGGTAAGCTGCACTGGATTCTTCCAAAAAATACACAAACCTCCGCTCCTTCCACTGCTTCCAACTCCATAAGCACTATCAAAGCCTAATGTGTTAGCCAAGCCTTCCACTCGATTTTTTGCTATCTGGGTCTCAACAACACATAGGATCAAAGACGAATTAATCTGCGCGAGATCGCGCAGCTCATGAACTGTCAAAGGATCGCCCAACCCTCGCCAGTTCCAGCACATGGTACACATTAGGCCCGGCGGTCCTCCTTCCCGGAGGCCACCGATTTTTCCAAATTTCCAGAATCAGCCGAGCTGGCTGATTTACTTCCACCCCCTGTTCCCTTCTTCGACCTCTTCTTATCACGAAGTGGTGCCGTGTATGAAGGTGGCGGAGGAGGTACCTCCTCTTTTTCTGATCCACCTTCCTCCCCTCCATCATTGGCCTCACTGTCATGCTCATAAAAATCAATACTCCTGGCTACACCTCCATGGCCAACCTTCTCTGGTATCTTATCCTCATCCATATCAGCTACTCCTGGCTAGACCTCACCTGAATGCCTCTTCCTAGCCCCCATTGGATCACCGTTACCCCTGCCCCTCCCACCAAACCTTCCAGGAAAGGATGCCCTAAAGTTTGGAACCCCGCCGACATTTTCCCTCCTCTtcgcaagcatccatttaccaTACTGGATATCCTCTTTACTATGGACACCATCCCCACACTCCTCCATATCATGGCCTAGGACACCACAAACATCACAAAAGAAACCAATTTTCTCATATTTAACCAGGAGCATCTTCCTTCCTGCTTCTCTCATATTCAGCGGTGCAAAGCAAATCAGAGGTTTATTTCTCGGAGAGCAGCTCTTAGCGCTAGCCTAATTAGATTTTATTTTGACCTGGGCCTAATTGGAATTTTGGGTCCCCTTAATAGTGTTTTTCCAAGCTTGTGCTGTATTTTTTTATGGGAGCTCctcgccaccgacctggtcggcaagAGCGGAGATGCCGCACACCCTCCCGCACGTCGAGGTGGCTAGCTGGGCCGCGACCCAACAGGTAAtatagtttttattttttattttttgtttcttttctttttctcttgtttcttatctctattttttgggatatttatttttacataattatttttataaaactaatatttttttaaaatgaacatttttaaatttccaACAAAATTCAAATATCCGAACATTTTAATTTGACTAAATTTCAACATTGAACAATTTTACATTCGAACAATTTTTTATTGGAACAATTTTTTGTTTGAACGGTTTTCgagtttgaacggttttcaaatttcaacaaaattcaaatatccgaacatttttaaattttgaacaaattttataatAGAACAATTTTACATTCGAACAATTTTTTATTGGAACAAGTTTGTTTGAACCTTTCTCAAAGTCAAacaattgaacattttttaatttgaacaaatttttttttcaaatctgaaaaataaatataaaaaaagaaaaaaagaaaacagaaaataaaaaaagaaaataaaaaaaaatagaaaaaagaaaaatagaaaaccgAACTACTAGGCTAAACAGAactaatgggcctggcccaaacccAACCAGAGGGTGTGCGGTGgcaggtagccaccgacctggtcggtgtataggttttccctTTTTTTATTGTACTCTACTAAACCACTTTCTATTTTTTCCTAGCTTGCCGGGCCCGTTTCTCCGCGCGCTCCGCCTCCATGCGGCCGTGGCGAAGAAGGCACATCGGCCCACACGCTGATATTTGGGCCGCATTTGGAAGTGAAGTCTTAGTGGGCACAGGCTGACAGGAACCAGATGCTGTGCTGtattgtctcaaaaaaaaaaaaatgctgtGCTGTAGGCTGCAGCCGCCCAAATCTCACCCAATCTTCCACCAGCTCCCACTTGCGCCACCGGAGGCGGCGGGTGAGCGCACGATCGGCGACTCAGTAACCAGTTAGGAGGGAAGCAGCCATGGCGGGGGGCGGGGAGGAGGAGCCGACGGCGATGGGCGGCGACAAGCTGATCCTGCGGGGGATGCAGTTCCACGGGTTCCACGGCGTGAAGCAGGAGGAGAAGAAGCTCGGCCAGAAGTTCGTCATCGACGTCGACGCCTGGAtggacctcgccgccgccggggacTCCGATGACATCTCCCACACCGTCAGCTACACCGACATCTACAGGTGCGCCCCGTCTCATTCTTGTCCAGCCACTGTAAAAAAAAGTAGATTCGCTTTTCGTTTACTGAGTCCAATCTGTTTTCATCGAAAAGTGCATTCACAAGGTAAAGATTCTCGATTTGTTTACTGAAAGAAGCAAAATAGAGTTTGATGTACAAAAGCCGAAAAGCAAACTGCGCAATTGCCAACTGACCGGAGCAGGCAGCGAATCTGAAAAACAAGCTAATGCGACAGATAGCTAGCACCAGCTTGCTGGAAGGTGATTGCCCATGCCATATTAACCGTTGCTCCCACCGAAGTCAAATCATCTCTAATCAGCTTCAACTTCTGAACAATTCCACTGCTATTGCAAAACATCATCTGAATTCTTGGTGTACATACAAATTAGAATCCCTCTCTTCCATAACAAATCACGAACCAACTGGATCGTCCTGAACAGTCTATGCATTTTATTAGTGCATATAACACCTACTATTGCTGTCTCTCTTAACTGATGATTGCATCTTATTACTTCTGAATGCACATCATTTTCTCCCTCAAGCGAATTCATCATACCGATTGCTTCGCTATGAATGCATATGTTCTAAATAATTAATGAAACATCATGGAAGTCAAGGCTGGTACACAGCTTCTCTCCAATTTCACCTCCACAGTTTTTCTCCGCGTAGATGGGAATTTCGTTTAACACCTTGGGAACAGATCAGAATAAACCCCGAGAATACAACATCATGTAGCTCAGTAGTCAGTAGCCTGTAGAAGAACTGCCCCTGCAGAACAGATGAGCCGACTGAATATACGGGATACAATTGATTATGGCTCATAGTTGTCTCAGTGTCTCCTCAGCATACAAAAGCAGCACTTGGCTGCTTGCTCATGTACAATTATCATCCATCATAGATTCTCTCAATAGGTCTTATGGCTGCACTGAACTAATTAATGCGGGAATAAAACGATTTATTACTCAGGAGTTAAAACTGAACAAGTTCGACCTGCTCATTTGGTGAAGCCATGAACAAATCTTTCTAATCAATTAATTCGTGAAAGAAGAGAAAGCTTTATTTGTCACGAGCTATATACATTTGAACAACTTGTACCTTATTTCGTGATGGGGCATTATCAAATCATGTAAGCACATGCCTCCTGTGCTTACTGGTCCCTTTTTTGAATCTAGAAGATCTGCGATCTTTCCCAATCAACATAAAAAGGAACAGCAAAAGAAATGTGAGGTATGAGAAAAGAAGGAATGTTCCCACGCCAAACCCGCTCGCCACCAGCCACTATGGAACCTTTCTCCGCTCCATCGCTGCTACTCTATTGCGGAGGAGCTCGCCCTCTCGGTGCCGTCGAAGAAAGAGCCTAAGCCCCAAAGCGTTAACAACGGCGCACAAGGGCGAAGGGAGAGAAGGTAGtggccgccgttgccgccgctcAAGGTGCCGCTGACGCGGCCAGGAAGGAGACCGAGGATTGCTTCGCCGTGCAGGTCACCGCCCAGCAGTAGCTTGGCGCACAGCACATAGTCCTAATGCTCAACCGCCAAGCAGGTGGCCGAGGCCTTGACCGCGCAAGGCTCGGCTCCCACTAGCTAAGCCTCGGGTACGGGCACCTGGCTGCCGCGGATCATGTCTGCGCCTCCGCGTCTGCCACTCCCACCACGATACGGGTACCTGCCGGGCTTCACGCCGCCGCTGTCATTGCACAGTTAGTCTCAGGAAGTAAGCGAGTTGGCGCCGTTCGGCTGGGCGGCGCTGCCCAACTTCAACCTCAACTCGGTGGCCTACGTGGGTGACTCACCGGGGATGCTGCGGGTGCCCATTGCGCCCGGCATGCCTGATGGCCGGAACCTTTTCGGTGGACCGTCGGCCATGGTGGCCATTGCGCGCGGCACGCCGGACGCACGCCATGTATTCGGCGGTGTGCCGGTATGACGCCATCGAACTTGGCATACTTCAGTGAGGAGCTCATGCAAcaaatgatcaatgaagatggacAAGTTCATCGGCTAGCTATGGAAGATGTTGTGCATGGTATGCAAGGCATGCACAGAGGTATGCAAGGTGGGCATGGATTTGTGCAAGGTGGGGAGCAAGGAGATGGGCAAGATCATGAGCGAAGTGGTGGACATGGTGGTGAGCAAGGAGGTGAGCAAAGTGGTGTGCAAGGAGGCTGTGGGTTTCCCTGGTTTATTTGCGAGCCAACACAGATGATGAATACGTGCGATTTCAGGAGGCTTTACAGTTTGACGGGATTTCACTTCTTCTCACCACTCCTCGATTGCTGCCTGGTGTCACAGTGAAACTTCAGCTGCAGTTGGAATTGAACTGTGGGATTTAATCACCTTTATGTCAGTCTTCTTCTCCCACATTCGTTTGGAAAAGTTGCTACTGATATGCATCTCAGAATGATTCTCTCTAGCTGCCATCAAACTGGTTTGGGGTTTCATACCTTCGACCTGAAATTAGGCCATTATAAAAGTATTTCCAGATCCGAGATATTGTCGTTTTGTAGGAAACAAGCTTAAATATGGTCGTCTTTGTATACCTCCAGTGCAAGAGGATTGATTATGCCTCATTTGCAACGGATCATATCAGATAGTGTAAGTGCGGTGGGAGTAGCTTGGCATGGACCAAAGTCCAGTTCTGTTATTTTTGCATAATTTAGTTAGCGATTTAATCAGATTCATCAACTCAGCATACTGTACAAGCACTGAATGATCTATTGCAAGCTACTTCTTTCTTTTTGGCGTTCATGATACAGAAGTATATCATTCTGCAGGATCGTGAAGGGTATAGTAGAAGGCCCGTCACATAATCTCTTGGAGTCTGTGGCTCAGTCGATCGCCAACTCCACATTGCTCAAGTTCCCTCAGATCTCCTCCGTTCGAGTGAAGGTCGAGAAGCCTCATGTTGCTGTGCAAGGTGTCGTCAACTACTTGGGAGTGGAGATACTGAGGTGCAGAAAAGCATGAGCAAAGCACTTGATATGAGGAAGCCCGAGAAATGCTCTTTGAGAATCTTAGCTGAGCTGATCTATGTGTCCTGTGTATAGACATGGTGTTGATTTCGCTCTTCCTCTTGGCACTCTTTGTTGCTGGAAGTTGGGCAATCATGAACTGGATGATTTTGCAGCTAGGTTCTGCACAAACTGAAATAAAAATGATGTTCTGGCATGCATATAGTTTCTGAGGATTCAAGCCGGCTCAGATTGTTTGACTTTCTCCGGCCCAAATTAATTGGCGCAGCTACGGATGGAGTATATTTTGAGGGCATATATTTGGAGGCAGCGACGACAATGGGTTAGAGAAGTTGAGCAGAAAAGTAGGGCCTTTGACGGTCGCGGCGATTCGAGCGGCCGGATTCTGTTTCAAGGGTTTGCTTCCAAGGGCTTGCTTGtatttttttttaatgttttgCAGTGGCTTTCAGGTATTTATTTTCATAGTCAATATTTCTAGGAACAATGTAGAAAAATACCATGTTCTCCGATCTCAACAGACTCGACCGAGTTTGAGTCAGCCTCAATAGCGGCGCCTCTGCTATATTGCTTTGCTTTGCTTCAGCCTTGAAGGCTTGAAGCCCAAAAAATCCAAGCCTTCCCGATCCTGTAAGATCGATTGCCGACTACAAACCATGGAGACGCAGGGATGGCTCGACGCCTCCTACTTCCAGGCCCCCGCCATAGATACCGCCCCCTCCTGGGTCCTCCTCAACAAGACGGCCGGCTCCACCGACTGCGACAACgccaccaccgcctccgccatcacGAGCGCCGGCCGCACCATCAAGGTCACCTTCTGCCTCACGTCTCCGCCGTCCGTCTCG contains the following coding sequences:
- the LOC124658510 gene encoding dihydroneopterin aldolase 2-like, encoding MAGGGEEEPTAMGGDKLILRGMQFHGFHGVKQEEKKLGQKFVIDVDAWMDLAAAGDSDDISHTVSYTDIYRIVKGIVEGPSHNLLESVAQSIANSTLLKFPQISSVRVKVEKPHVAVQGVVNYLGVEILRCRKA